TCCCTTCAACGACCTTTAGAAAGTGAAGACTAGGCCGGCCCTTGTCCTTTCAAGCGAGAGCTTCAACAGGAAGAGCAACTCACTTATAGTTGCCCAGATAACCTCCAACCTGAAAAGCGGTTTTAAAGAACTCAACGTCCTTGTAGTGGACGAAGACCTTGACAGGTATCCCGGAACAAGGCCCATAATACCTAGCATCGTCAAGCCCTACGTGATCTTCTCGGTCAACAAAAGGATGGTCATCAAGAGAATTGGCCTCCTGCGGGAGGGAAAGCTCGCCGAGGTCTATGAAAACCTTATGAATGTGCTCGACCTCACTCAGTAACGCCCTTTATGTCCACGTGGACGAAGGCGGTCTCGACCTCTTCCATCCCTTCAATCCTTCTCTTTACCTCCTCGCTGACGTCGTGGGCCTCTTTAAGCGTCATCTCCGGCGGTATTTCGATGTGCAGCTCCACGTGGAGCCTTGGACCGACGTAGTGCGCTCTCAAATCGTGGACGCCCTGAACTCCTTCAACACCCAGGGCAACCTCCTTTATCCTCTCGCAGACCTCAAAGGGGGGAGAGGTTCCCGTGAGGTAGTTCACGTTGGTGAGGGTTATCTCCACGGCCGCCTTCGCCACCAATAGCGCCACAACCAAACCGGCCAGAGCATCTCCGTAATTGAAGCCCGCCCTCTGGAGAATAAGTCCTACGAGCACCGCCACTGAAGATAAAGCGTCGCTCCGGTGGTGGTGGGCGTCCGCAACCAGTATCTGGTTTCCAAGCCTCTTCCCCACGGAGAGCGAATAACGCGCCATGGCCTCCTTTGAGAGGATTGAAAGGAGCGTCACGGAGAGCATCACCGCGTTTACCTCTATCGAGAGGCCCCTCCCTATGCGCCCTATAGCGTCCCGCGCTATCTCGTAGGCGACGAGAAGGAGGGCGAGGCCTATGAAAAAGGCGAAGAGCGATTCGAAGCGTGAGTGGCCGAAGGGATGCCCCTTATCTGCAGGTTTGGAGGAGATTTTCAGGCCGACGTAGCCTATGACGCTCGTTATCGTATCCGAGAGGGAGTGGACACCGTCAGAAATCAGGGCTATGCTCGAGTAGAGGAGGCCCACCCCTACCTTAACTCCTGCCAGGAGAACGTTTCCAAATATGCTAAGGATGATGGGCCTGTAAACCCCTTCCATGGCAAACCCTCAGTCCGTCACTCCCTCATCACAACTCAGGTAAGGCTGAACTCTTCATCGGGCAGAATGGAGTTGGCGGGGAAGCTTTTAAGGTTATCTTCCGGTTAACACAAAAGTCTTTTATTTGGTCCGTTCCATTTAATCTGAGGTGGTATTATGGCGAACAAGCCGAGGTATTCGATAAGGATTTACATGGGCTCAAAGGACAAGTACATCTCCCTGAGCCTCTGGGACGCTTACGTGAACAACAGGGGGCAGTTCAGACCCGCCAACGTTAGCATGGTTATACACAACGAGGACGTTGAGGCGAAGGCATCAATGAGGACGGAAACGGCGGCGAGGCTCGCGGCGGTGCTCCTCAACATGGTAGCAGAGGCCGAGAAGATAACCATGAAGGAGCGCATGAAGATAAGCATGGAGGAGAGGCTTGAGGAGCAGTTCCTCCTCGATGAGGAAGAGGAGAGCGTCGCGGAGGAAGTTGAGGAGATAGAAGCCAGCGTGGAGAAGTGATTTTCATGCGCTTCATCCCCCTCATCGTTTCGAGGCCGGAGATACAGATGGCCATAGATGAGGCCATAATGCGCGCCCGGATGGAGGGTAAGGTTGAGGACACTGTGAGGCTCTACGTCTTCAAGCCAAGTTCCATAACCATTGGAAGGTTCCAGAGTGTCGAGCACGACGTTGACCTCGAGAGGGCGGAGGAGCTGGGAATTCCAGTGGTGAGGCGCATAACCGGTGGCGGGAGCGTCTTCCACGACGAGTACGGGGAGGTAACGTATTCGGTGGTCGTCGGCGAGGAGCTTCATCCTGAACTTAAGGATATCCATAAGAGCTACCGCCTCCTGGCTTCACCGCTCGTGGAGGCCCTTAGGGAGCTCGGGCTCAAGGCGGAGTTCTCCGGCCTGAACGACATCGTTGCCAACGGCCGGAAGATAAGCGGCTCGGCACAGACGAGGAGGAAGGGTGTAATCCTCCAGCACGGGACGTTCATGTACCGCACGAGGCTTGACATATTATCCTCCGTCCTCAAGGTGTCGAAGGAGAAGCTGAAGGACAAGGGAATCGGGAGCATCTGGGAGAGGGTAACAACGCTCGAGCGCGAGGGGGTAACGATTACGATGATGGAGGCCTACGACCTCCTCAGGAGGAAGTTCTTCGAGGAGTTTCCGCTGGAGGAGGGGGAGCTCACGGACTACGAGCTCTCACTGGTGGAGAAGATACTCGAGGAGAGGTACGCGAGGGACGAGTGGAACCGCATGAAGTGAGCGCTCCCTTTCCCTTTCTCCAACTAGAGGGCCCCCTACGACCCCCAAAGTAACAGGTGATTCAAATGTCTAAAGAAAAGAGAAAGCTCAAAATCTACATTCCGGGCATCAAATTCCCCTCAATCTCGCTCACCGGGAACGCCTGCGCGCTGAACTGCGCCCACTGCGGGAGGCACTACCTCGAGGGCATGAGGAAACCAAGCGGAAGGGAGCTTCTGGACTACTGCCTCAACCTTGAGAGGGAAGGTTACACCGGCTGTCTTTTGAGCGGCGGTATGGATGGGCGATTAAAGGTTCCCCTCGACTTCTACGCGGACGAGATAAGGGAGATAAAGCGGAGGACGGGCTTGAGGCTCAACGCCCACGTCGGTTTCATTGACGAGAACGATTTGGAGTGGGTGAAGTGGGTTGATGCAGTTTCCCTCGACTTCGTTGGCGATGACGACGTGATAAGGCGCGTTTATAAGATAGACAAGACCGTTGATGACTACCTCAGAATCCTCGACCTTCTGACGGAGGCAGGGGTGAGGATTGCACCCCACATCACGATAGGCCTCGACTTTGGGAGGGTTCACTGGGAGTACAGGGCCATAGATGCCCTCGTTCAGTACCCCATAGACGTTCTGGTTCTTGACGTCCTCATACCGACGAAGGGGACGGAGATGGAGGGGATTTCAGCTCCTTCCGTTGAGGAGAGCCTTAAAGTTGTGCGCTACGCGAGGGAGCGCTTCGAAGGGGAGCTCAGCATAGGCTGCATGCGGCCCCTTGGTAGATGGAGGCTTGAATTCGACAGGGGGGCGATTTTAGCCGGTGTTGACAGGATAACCAACCCGCCGAGAAAGGTCATCGAGTGGGCGAAAACCGTCAGGGACGTTGAGATACTCTACGAGTGCTGCGTGATGTGAGCTACTCCCCCCTCAGCTCCTTCAGGCGCTCTATTTTGTACTCCTCCACGACCTTCATGAACTTCTCGAGCTCCCTCTGCCTGTCCTCCTCTTCCCACTCCTTTATCTTCTCCTCTATCGCCCTCTCGAGCTCCTCCCTGTCGGCTATGGCGAAGTCATCAACCCTCTTGACCTCAACATCCACCACGGGAATCTTCGCCTCCCTGAGCGTTTCGTACACGAGGTTGGGGAGTTCCTTGTCGCACACCACCGCTCTTATCCTTCTCTCCACGAGGTGCTCCGCTATGCTCCGTCCGGCGCCGGCGGGGTTGACGACGTACACCACGTCGCCCTTCTTGAGGCCAGCTCCCCTCTCCAGCTCCTCCAGGTCGCGCCACGTGAGGTTTTCGAGAACCTTAAGCGGGACCGCGCTTCCGCGGAGC
This is a stretch of genomic DNA from Palaeococcus ferrophilus DSM 13482. It encodes these proteins:
- a CDS encoding type II toxin-antitoxin system PemK/MazF family toxin, which codes for MKTRPALVLSSESFNRKSNSLIVAQITSNLKSGFKELNVLVVDEDLDRYPGTRPIIPSIVKPYVIFSVNKRMVIKRIGLLREGKLAEVYENLMNVLDLTQ
- a CDS encoding cation diffusion facilitator family transporter; its protein translation is MEGVYRPIILSIFGNVLLAGVKVGVGLLYSSIALISDGVHSLSDTITSVIGYVGLKISSKPADKGHPFGHSRFESLFAFFIGLALLLVAYEIARDAIGRIGRGLSIEVNAVMLSVTLLSILSKEAMARYSLSVGKRLGNQILVADAHHHRSDALSSVAVLVGLILQRAGFNYGDALAGLVVALLVAKAAVEITLTNVNYLTGTSPPFEVCERIKEVALGVEGVQGVHDLRAHYVGPRLHVELHIEIPPEMTLKEAHDVSEEVKRRIEGMEEVETAFVHVDIKGVTE
- a CDS encoding lipoate--protein ligase family protein, which codes for MRFIPLIVSRPEIQMAIDEAIMRARMEGKVEDTVRLYVFKPSSITIGRFQSVEHDVDLERAEELGIPVVRRITGGGSVFHDEYGEVTYSVVVGEELHPELKDIHKSYRLLASPLVEALRELGLKAEFSGLNDIVANGRKISGSAQTRRKGVILQHGTFMYRTRLDILSSVLKVSKEKLKDKGIGSIWERVTTLEREGVTITMMEAYDLLRRKFFEEFPLEEGELTDYELSLVEKILEERYARDEWNRMK
- a CDS encoding radical SAM protein, which codes for MSKEKRKLKIYIPGIKFPSISLTGNACALNCAHCGRHYLEGMRKPSGRELLDYCLNLEREGYTGCLLSGGMDGRLKVPLDFYADEIREIKRRTGLRLNAHVGFIDENDLEWVKWVDAVSLDFVGDDDVIRRVYKIDKTVDDYLRILDLLTEAGVRIAPHITIGLDFGRVHWEYRAIDALVQYPIDVLVLDVLIPTKGTEMEGISAPSVEESLKVVRYARERFEGELSIGCMRPLGRWRLEFDRGAILAGVDRITNPPRKVIEWAKTVRDVEILYECCVM